A genomic segment from Sorangium aterium encodes:
- a CDS encoding outer membrane protein assembly factor BamB family protein, which translates to MPEIIDSNRAIPATARRRTPRSRLLGLGAAACARALLVPVCAALAALSVACGGGQTQGEAFDPRWKDDGGAGIAAFQQRFAGRRIPLGADVAVGVAAGAGALELVGVPLDGGPAWTFVHPLDARPAVAGSVVVGLGRGELFALDARTGELLWTRRAGGKLRGAGDDGETTVVSLVSTTGATSVVLAVSREGLVLRQIEDSAAIGVPAVVGRYAFLPWQGRYVTVFDLQTGGEVARALLRTEVSRAFLLGGAVFFGGEAATRFDASIGLGAAGRASTARLPARELPGAPVWMTAGTEVLAPTASAGDMARLYARPRPAGPPGIEAERFVATYYRAAVGLDARSGALAWAHAGEADFLGGAAYAGGFALCDAHGGISFLDAQGGTVAGRASLGRPVQACVVQADGLSAAAVGARPVEAAWPGRVLPEGNGL; encoded by the coding sequence ATGCCCGAAATCATTGATTCGAACAGGGCTATTCCGGCCACGGCCCGCCGTCGAACCCCGCGCTCGCGCTTGCTCGGGCTCGGTGCCGCCGCCTGCGCCCGCGCGCTGCTCGTCCCTGTGTGCGCTGCCCTCGCGGCCCTGTCCGTGGCCTGCGGCGGCGGCCAGACGCAGGGCGAGGCGTTCGACCCGCGCTGGAAGGACGACGGCGGCGCGGGCATCGCGGCCTTCCAGCAGCGGTTCGCGGGCAGGCGCATCCCCCTCGGCGCCGACGTGGCGGTCGGCGTCGCCGCGGGCGCGGGGGCGCTCGAGCTCGTCGGGGTGCCGCTCGACGGCGGCCCGGCGTGGACCTTCGTGCACCCGCTCGACGCGCGCCCGGCCGTCGCGGGGAGCGTCGTCGTCGGGCTCGGTCGGGGCGAGCTGTTCGCCCTCGACGCGCGCACCGGGGAGCTGCTCTGGACGCGGCGCGCCGGCGGCAAGCTCCGCGGCGCGGGCGACGACGGCGAGACCACCGTGGTCTCGCTCGTGTCGACCACCGGCGCCACGAGCGTCGTGCTCGCGGTGAGCCGCGAGGGCCTCGTGCTGCGCCAGATCGAGGACTCCGCCGCCATCGGCGTGCCCGCGGTCGTGGGGCGCTACGCGTTCCTGCCCTGGCAAGGGCGCTACGTCACGGTGTTCGACCTGCAGACCGGCGGCGAGGTGGCGCGGGCGCTGCTCCGCACCGAGGTGAGCCGCGCCTTCCTGCTCGGCGGAGCGGTCTTCTTCGGCGGCGAGGCGGCGACGCGGTTCGACGCCTCGATCGGGCTCGGCGCGGCCGGGCGCGCGTCGACCGCGCGGCTGCCGGCGCGCGAGCTGCCCGGGGCGCCGGTCTGGATGACCGCCGGGACCGAGGTGCTCGCGCCGACCGCCTCGGCCGGGGACATGGCGCGGCTCTACGCCCGCCCCCGGCCGGCCGGTCCGCCGGGCATCGAGGCGGAGCGCTTCGTGGCGACGTACTACCGGGCCGCGGTCGGCCTCGACGCGCGCTCCGGCGCGCTCGCCTGGGCCCACGCCGGCGAGGCCGACTTCCTCGGCGGCGCCGCCTACGCCGGCGGCTTCGCGCTGTGCGACGCACACGGCGGGATCTCGTTCCTCGACGCGCAGGGCGGGACCGTGGCGGGGCGCGCGTCGCTCGGCCGGCCGGTCCAGGCGTGCGTGGTGCAGGCCGACGGGCTCAGCGCGGCGGCGGTCGGCGCGAGGCCCGTGGAGGCTGCGTGGCCTGGCCGGGTGTTGCCGGAGGGGAATGGACTTTGA